A genome region from Proteus vulgaris includes the following:
- the baeS gene encoding two-component system sensor histidine kinase BaeS produces the protein MKLRSKLFLVVFATCMVVVLAMHIGIRGSFQQGFIGYIKKNSEQRATLLAEALTEQYALTGDWRFLNRDDRSLYQILRSIDQISQSSEGPPPRGWRTQFWIVDKEMKRLFGHDNQFPAETFKKPITFHNEIVGWVIVSAADKISSEADISFDKQQLRTSWVIAGLTVLFALLITLILSRNMIRPVKRLVEATHKLAAGDFSVRVTPTSKDEISQLATDFNQLASTLEKNEQIRRDYMADISHELRTPLAILKGELEALQDGVRKPTKETLNSLLFEVTNLTKLVNDLHQLSLSDRGSLTYRKDFIDINEVILLAVASYRHTYQTKEITLLTELDDLSPLIVQADPDRLIQLFHNLLENSVRYTYSGGQLHISTQKAQNHVLISLEDSAPGLDNAQYNVVFQRFYRAENSRNRASGGSGLGLAICENIVEAHNGKISAMPSSLGGVKILIELPAYSDDL, from the coding sequence ATGAAATTGAGAAGCAAGCTGTTCTTAGTGGTTTTCGCGACTTGTATGGTGGTTGTTCTCGCTATGCATATTGGTATTCGAGGCAGCTTCCAGCAAGGATTCATCGGTTATATCAAGAAAAACAGTGAACAGCGTGCAACTCTTTTAGCTGAAGCCTTAACTGAACAATATGCATTGACAGGAGATTGGCGCTTTCTCAATAGAGATGATCGTTCTCTTTATCAAATATTACGAAGCATTGATCAAATAAGTCAAAGTAGCGAAGGCCCTCCTCCCAGAGGTTGGCGTACGCAATTTTGGATCGTTGATAAAGAGATGAAGCGCTTATTTGGGCATGACAATCAATTTCCCGCAGAAACATTTAAAAAGCCCATTACCTTTCACAATGAAATTGTTGGATGGGTGATTGTCAGTGCGGCAGATAAAATCAGCAGTGAAGCCGATATCAGTTTTGATAAACAACAACTGCGTACCAGTTGGGTCATTGCTGGTTTAACGGTTCTTTTTGCGTTATTGATCACTCTTATTCTTTCTCGCAATATGATACGCCCAGTTAAACGACTTGTTGAGGCGACTCATAAATTAGCAGCGGGTGACTTTTCTGTTCGTGTGACGCCCACAAGCAAAGATGAAATCAGTCAGCTCGCTACCGATTTTAATCAACTAGCCAGCACACTAGAAAAAAATGAGCAAATTCGTCGCGATTATATGGCAGATATCTCACATGAATTGCGAACCCCTCTCGCTATTTTAAAAGGTGAACTTGAAGCGCTGCAAGATGGTGTCAGAAAGCCAACAAAAGAGACATTAAACTCCCTTCTATTTGAAGTCACCAACCTGACAAAATTAGTTAATGATCTCCACCAGCTTTCGCTATCAGACAGAGGTTCTTTAACTTATCGTAAAGATTTTATTGATATTAATGAGGTCATTTTGTTGGCAGTGGCTTCTTATCGTCACACATATCAAACTAAAGAGATTACTTTACTCACCGAATTAGATGATCTGTCTCCATTGATTGTGCAAGCCGATCCTGACCGATTGATCCAGCTTTTCCATAATCTGCTGGAGAATAGTGTTCGTTATACTTATTCAGGTGGTCAATTGCATATCAGTACCCAAAAAGCACAAAATCATGTTCTGATTTCATTAGAAGATAGTGCTCCAGGGCTAGATAACGCTCAATATAACGTTGTTTTCCAGCGGTTTTATCGTGCAGAAAACTCACGAAATCGTGCAAGTGGTGGCTCTGGTTTAGGTCTTGCGATTTGCGAAAATATTGTTGAAGCCCATAATGGTAAGATAAGTGCAATGCCGTCCTCTTTAGGTGGCGTGAAAATCCTTATAGAATTACCTGCATATTCTGATGATCTTTAA